Proteins encoded within one genomic window of Mycolicibacterium aubagnense:
- a CDS encoding acyl-CoA dehydrogenase family protein yields MSTHLTDEEVMLVATVRAFIDRDVKPTVRDVEHANAYPEAWIEQMKQIGIYGLAIPEAYGGSPVSTSCYVEVTQELSRGWMSLAGAMGGHTVVAKLIGMFGTEEQKQAYLPRMATGELRATMALTEPGGGSDLQAMSTIARRDGTDLVINGAKTWISNARRSGLIALLCKTDPAAEPRHKGISVVLVEHGPGLTVSRDLPKLGYKGVETCELAFDDYRTPASSILGGQPGKGFGQMMKGLETGRIQVASRALGVATAALEDALKYAQERESFGQPIWKHQSVGNYLADMATKLTAARQLTRYAAERYDNGERCDMEAGMAKLFASEIAMEIALNAVRIHGGYGYSTEYDVERYFRDAPLMIVGEGTNEIQRNVIAAQLVARGAL; encoded by the coding sequence GTGTCCACTCACCTGACCGACGAAGAGGTCATGCTCGTCGCGACCGTCCGCGCGTTCATCGACCGTGACGTCAAGCCCACGGTGCGCGACGTCGAACATGCCAACGCCTACCCCGAGGCATGGATCGAGCAGATGAAGCAGATCGGCATCTACGGGCTGGCCATCCCCGAGGCATACGGCGGCTCTCCGGTATCGACGTCGTGCTATGTCGAAGTGACGCAAGAGCTCTCACGTGGCTGGATGAGCCTGGCCGGCGCCATGGGCGGCCACACCGTGGTGGCCAAGCTGATCGGCATGTTCGGCACCGAGGAGCAGAAGCAGGCGTATCTGCCTCGGATGGCCACCGGCGAACTGCGCGCGACCATGGCCCTGACCGAACCCGGCGGCGGCTCGGATCTGCAGGCCATGTCGACCATCGCGCGACGGGACGGGACCGACTTGGTGATCAACGGTGCCAAGACCTGGATCAGCAATGCCCGCCGCAGCGGACTGATCGCGCTGCTGTGCAAGACCGATCCCGCCGCAGAGCCACGGCACAAGGGCATTTCGGTGGTGCTCGTCGAGCATGGCCCCGGCCTGACGGTGTCACGCGATCTGCCCAAGTTGGGCTACAAGGGCGTCGAAACCTGCGAGCTGGCGTTCGACGATTACCGCACGCCCGCATCGTCGATACTCGGGGGCCAACCCGGCAAGGGCTTCGGGCAGATGATGAAAGGTCTTGAGACGGGCCGCATTCAGGTCGCGTCACGTGCGCTCGGCGTGGCTACCGCCGCGCTGGAGGATGCGCTGAAATATGCCCAGGAGCGCGAGAGCTTTGGTCAGCCCATCTGGAAGCACCAGTCGGTGGGCAACTACCTGGCGGACATGGCCACCAAGCTGACGGCGGCCCGCCAGCTGACGCGGTACGCCGCCGAGCGCTACGACAACGGCGAACGGTGCGACATGGAGGCCGGCATGGCCAAGCTGTTCGCATCCGAGATCGCGATGGAAATCGCGCTGAACGCCGTCCGAATCCATGGTGGCTACGGCTATTCCACCGAATACGACGTCGAACGCTACTTCCGCGACGCCCCGTTGATGATCGTCGGCGAAGGCACCAACGAAATACAACGCAATGTGATCGCAGCGCAATTGGTCGCGCGCGGGGCACTATGA
- a CDS encoding ClC family H(+)/Cl(-) exchange transporter, which translates to MTTPERTRAQVVWFVLAAAVVGALTGLAAASFRVLLNYATQWRASLSQWSHGSWWGPIVVVAICAVCTAAAASLVRRVEPHAEGSGIPRVEAVVAGRIEPGRFRILPVKYIGGLLALGSGLALGREGPSVQMGGSIAVIVASVTRRSQADLRILAAAGAAAGLATAFNAPIAGGVFVLEELVKRFDPRTTVATLVASASGFMAAYPFVRSGSEFQVPPLADPELSGSGWVLAVGILAGVLGVLYNKAIMFGLRAADTSRWPAEVRAALIGAGVGALVWYSPDLAGGGDLLTQDALLGHGAIGAVTAVLVLRFVLGVVSYAAGTPGGLFAPMLVLGADVGLIVGLIATHFAPHSAPSPAALALIGMAAFFSATVQAPVTGLILATELTGSTNQLPPMLGACATALLVAIALGARPIYDLLTDRAAASVTT; encoded by the coding sequence ATGACGACTCCGGAGCGAACGCGGGCCCAGGTGGTCTGGTTCGTCCTCGCCGCGGCCGTCGTCGGTGCGTTGACCGGGCTGGCCGCGGCCAGCTTCCGGGTGCTCCTCAATTACGCGACGCAGTGGCGCGCATCGCTGTCGCAGTGGTCCCACGGAAGTTGGTGGGGTCCCATCGTGGTCGTCGCCATCTGCGCCGTGTGCACGGCGGCCGCCGCGTCGTTGGTTCGCCGGGTCGAACCGCATGCCGAGGGCAGCGGCATCCCCCGCGTCGAGGCCGTGGTCGCCGGCCGCATCGAGCCGGGCCGGTTCAGAATCCTGCCGGTCAAGTACATCGGCGGCCTGCTGGCCCTCGGCTCCGGCCTGGCCCTCGGACGCGAAGGACCGTCGGTGCAGATGGGCGGGTCCATCGCCGTCATTGTCGCCTCGGTGACGCGACGTTCCCAGGCTGACCTGCGCATCCTCGCCGCCGCTGGAGCCGCCGCGGGTTTGGCGACCGCGTTCAACGCACCCATTGCCGGTGGGGTGTTCGTGTTGGAGGAGCTCGTCAAGCGATTCGACCCGCGCACCACGGTGGCCACGCTGGTGGCCTCCGCGTCCGGATTCATGGCTGCCTATCCCTTCGTCCGCTCGGGCAGCGAATTCCAGGTACCGCCCCTGGCCGATCCCGAGCTGTCGGGGTCCGGGTGGGTGCTCGCTGTCGGCATCCTCGCCGGCGTCCTGGGCGTGCTCTACAACAAGGCCATCATGTTCGGTCTCCGCGCCGCCGACACCAGCCGCTGGCCGGCCGAGGTCCGTGCTGCCCTCATCGGCGCCGGAGTCGGGGCGCTGGTCTGGTACTCCCCTGATCTTGCCGGCGGCGGCGACCTCCTCACCCAGGACGCGCTGCTCGGCCACGGTGCCATCGGGGCCGTCACCGCGGTACTGGTGCTGCGGTTCGTCCTGGGTGTGGTGTCATATGCCGCGGGTACGCCGGGCGGACTGTTCGCCCCGATGCTCGTCCTCGGCGCTGACGTCGGGTTGATCGTCGGCCTGATCGCGACACACTTCGCGCCCCATTCCGCGCCCAGCCCGGCCGCGCTCGCCCTCATCGGGATGGCTGCGTTCTTCTCCGCCACAGTCCAGGCACCGGTGACGGGCCTCATCCTTGCCACCGAACTCACGGGCAGCACGAACCAACTGCCGCCGATGCTCGGTGCCTGCGCGACGGCGCTACTGGTTGCCATCGCTCTGGGCGCACGCCCGATCTACGACCTGCTCACCGATCGGGCGGCCGCCTCAGTCACAACATGA
- a CDS encoding NAD-dependent epimerase/dehydratase family protein, translating into MKVLVTGGTGFVGGHIVAALIRDGHDVRMLVRRAEQVPISLGPLNVSVDDIVVGDVLDADAVAAALDGVEAVVHAAAVFSLDVRRAAEITRTNLRATELVVGGAVERGLDPIVHISSTVALTRRGGGGLDLPLGDVDLAYAKSKRQSEEQIRTFQSIGAPVVSVYPGGVLGPHDPYVGTQAELFMWIVKGWLPFWPAGGAHYVDVRDAADVVAACMVKGKGPRRYVVPGHHLTGHLIHGTLHTITGRWLPFVTVPTMVAKPFSQLAELFNKMLPKSMHLPVDVETVELAVRDTRFDTSRTTEELGIPARPFEETARDTLLWLIETGRLAGRYAGNVR; encoded by the coding sequence ATGAAGGTTCTGGTGACCGGGGGGACCGGCTTCGTCGGTGGCCACATCGTCGCCGCCTTGATCCGTGATGGGCATGACGTGCGGATGCTCGTTCGCCGGGCTGAGCAGGTACCGATATCGCTTGGGCCGCTAAATGTCTCGGTCGACGACATCGTCGTCGGTGATGTGCTCGACGCCGATGCCGTGGCAGCTGCGCTCGACGGCGTGGAAGCCGTCGTGCATGCGGCCGCAGTATTCAGTCTCGACGTTCGCCGGGCCGCCGAGATCACTCGGACCAACCTGCGCGCAACGGAATTGGTCGTCGGCGGTGCTGTCGAGCGTGGCCTCGATCCCATCGTGCACATCTCGTCGACAGTGGCCCTCACCCGTCGCGGCGGCGGTGGTCTCGATCTGCCGCTGGGTGACGTCGACCTGGCGTACGCGAAGTCGAAACGTCAGTCAGAGGAACAGATTCGGACGTTTCAGTCGATCGGCGCGCCCGTGGTGTCGGTGTATCCCGGTGGTGTGCTGGGTCCGCATGATCCGTACGTGGGGACCCAGGCCGAGCTGTTCATGTGGATCGTCAAGGGCTGGTTGCCCTTCTGGCCGGCTGGAGGCGCCCACTACGTGGACGTTCGTGATGCCGCCGATGTTGTCGCCGCCTGCATGGTGAAGGGCAAAGGGCCGCGCCGATATGTGGTGCCCGGCCATCACCTGACCGGCCACCTCATACACGGCACCCTTCACACGATCACAGGCCGGTGGCTGCCGTTCGTCACGGTGCCCACGATGGTGGCCAAGCCGTTCAGTCAGCTCGCCGAACTGTTCAACAAGATGCTGCCCAAGAGCATGCACCTGCCCGTAGATGTCGAGACTGTCGAGCTGGCCGTGCGGGACACCCGGTTCGACACGTCCCGCACCACTGAGGAACTCGGCATCCCCGCCCGGCCCTTCGAGGAGACCGCACGCGACACCCTGCTGTGGCTCATCGAGACGGGCAGGCTCGCCGGCAGGTACGCCGGCAACGTCCGCTGA
- a CDS encoding Rv1893 family protein, translated as MRDVAVHSVEEASDIVGNAVDIIRGDVAEWISGIEQNSVDIGTHAVGKLKEILMGNGPEADAEA; from the coding sequence GTGCGGGACGTGGCCGTTCACTCGGTCGAAGAGGCTTCGGATATTGTCGGCAACGCCGTGGATATCATCAGAGGTGATGTGGCGGAATGGATTTCCGGTATCGAGCAGAACTCTGTCGACATCGGAACTCATGCCGTGGGAAAGCTCAAGGAAATCCTGATGGGCAACGGCCCTGAGGCTGACGCCGAAGCGTAA
- a CDS encoding heavy metal translocating P-type ATPase, giving the protein MEREPRADDGRCRARAARLVEPGLVIVTVGALVAGLVAWLAGWSRVADGCWIAGTVVALIPALVWVGSALRRRRAGVDVIAVLSLAGTLLVHEYLAGSLIAVMLAGGRALEAAAEHRASRDMRALLERAPRFARRRNGTEVTTIPLDEVVVGDLLIVGSGEVVPVDGRIADAVAVLDESALTGEPLQVERALGESVRSGVVNAGSAFELCATDTAENSTYAGLVRLAKQAGAENAPVVRLADRFAAWFLPMALLVAGGAWLASGSVVRAVAVLVVATPCPLLLAAPVAIVSGLSRASRRGVVIRGGGALENLGHATTLAMDKTGTLTVGRPVVVEVVAAPGYDGVETLRLAASVDQFSPHVLAEAIVAEALSKGQQLALPEDVVEQPGRGVSATVDGRHIHVGKLAEEMVPGEWAPTVINQARLDSAAVSWVSVDDTVVGAILLRDPLRRNASRTMRRLRAAGLNRLVMLTGDRVEPAREIGALLGLDEIYPHLSPADKVAAVRREQNRAPTVMVGDGINDAPALAAATVGVAMGARGATASSEAADIVLTTDRLDRLADARDIARWSRHIAVQSASVGMALSLVAMAVAALGWLPPAVGALIQEGIDIAVILNALRALGGNPAVRVEVPAETAQMLAHFAAEHDQLRDAIGLLRDAAVLVSAGAGRPALDALATAHSFLTERLVPHELAEEHELYPALARPLGSGEATTTMSRMHAEIQRLSDRIGIHLALANSGEAIQPDQVDDLLACLYGLYTVLKLHFAQEEETYFTLADDQQPAVSASRPA; this is encoded by the coding sequence GTGGAGCGGGAACCTCGCGCGGACGACGGCCGGTGCCGTGCACGCGCCGCTCGGCTGGTTGAACCGGGCTTGGTGATCGTCACCGTTGGCGCGTTGGTGGCCGGCTTGGTGGCATGGCTGGCCGGCTGGTCGCGCGTGGCGGACGGATGCTGGATCGCCGGCACCGTCGTTGCGCTGATCCCTGCGCTGGTGTGGGTCGGGTCCGCGTTGCGGCGTCGCCGCGCCGGGGTAGATGTGATCGCGGTGTTGTCTCTGGCCGGCACCCTGTTGGTGCATGAGTACCTGGCGGGTTCCCTGATCGCCGTGATGCTTGCCGGCGGTCGCGCGCTGGAGGCCGCCGCCGAACACCGGGCGTCACGCGACATGCGAGCCCTGCTGGAGCGGGCGCCCAGGTTTGCGCGGCGCCGCAACGGCACAGAGGTGACAACGATCCCGCTCGACGAGGTGGTCGTCGGCGACCTGCTGATCGTGGGCTCCGGAGAGGTTGTGCCGGTAGACGGCAGAATTGCCGATGCGGTGGCAGTGCTCGACGAGTCGGCGCTGACCGGGGAACCGCTACAGGTGGAACGCGCACTCGGGGAGTCGGTCCGCAGTGGTGTCGTCAACGCGGGCAGTGCTTTTGAACTGTGCGCGACCGATACTGCCGAGAACAGCACCTACGCGGGTCTGGTCCGGCTGGCAAAGCAGGCAGGGGCGGAGAATGCGCCGGTCGTGCGGCTGGCTGACCGCTTCGCAGCATGGTTCTTGCCAATGGCGCTTCTGGTGGCCGGGGGAGCCTGGCTGGCCAGCGGTTCGGTGGTACGCGCGGTCGCGGTGTTGGTCGTGGCGACGCCGTGTCCGCTGCTGCTGGCGGCACCCGTTGCGATCGTGTCCGGCTTGTCGCGTGCCTCCCGTCGAGGGGTGGTTATTCGTGGCGGTGGTGCGTTGGAGAATCTGGGGCACGCAACAACTCTCGCCATGGATAAGACCGGCACGCTGACGGTGGGTCGGCCCGTCGTGGTCGAGGTGGTGGCGGCGCCGGGGTACGACGGCGTCGAGACCTTGCGGTTGGCCGCATCGGTCGATCAATTCTCGCCGCACGTGCTCGCCGAGGCGATCGTCGCCGAAGCGCTCAGCAAGGGGCAGCAACTGGCACTCCCCGAAGATGTGGTGGAACAGCCGGGCCGCGGTGTCAGCGCCACCGTTGACGGGCGGCACATTCACGTCGGAAAGCTCGCAGAGGAGATGGTTCCCGGCGAGTGGGCGCCCACCGTGATCAACCAGGCCCGGCTAGACAGCGCCGCGGTCTCCTGGGTGTCGGTCGATGACACCGTGGTGGGAGCAATCCTGCTGCGGGACCCACTGCGCCGTAACGCATCGCGCACCATGCGTCGGTTGCGCGCCGCCGGACTGAACCGGCTCGTCATGCTCACCGGCGACCGGGTGGAGCCGGCGCGCGAAATCGGCGCATTGTTGGGACTTGACGAGATTTATCCCCACCTCAGCCCGGCCGACAAGGTTGCCGCGGTACGACGCGAACAGAACCGAGCACCCACGGTGATGGTAGGTGACGGCATCAACGACGCGCCGGCGTTGGCCGCAGCCACCGTCGGCGTCGCGATGGGCGCGCGCGGTGCCACCGCCTCGTCAGAAGCGGCCGACATCGTGTTGACAACCGACCGCCTTGACCGTCTCGCCGACGCCAGGGATATAGCGCGGTGGTCGCGACATATCGCCGTGCAGAGCGCGTCCGTGGGAATGGCCCTTTCATTGGTGGCGATGGCGGTAGCTGCCCTCGGTTGGCTACCGCCAGCAGTTGGCGCACTGATCCAGGAAGGGATCGACATCGCCGTGATTCTCAATGCGTTGCGCGCCTTGGGAGGAAATCCCGCGGTCCGGGTGGAAGTGCCGGCGGAGACCGCGCAGATGCTCGCACACTTCGCTGCGGAGCATGATCAGCTGCGCGACGCGATCGGTCTACTCCGCGACGCGGCGGTCCTCGTGTCTGCGGGCGCTGGTCGACCCGCGCTGGATGCGCTCGCGACCGCACACTCGTTTCTGACCGAGCGCCTGGTGCCACATGAGCTGGCGGAGGAGCACGAGCTGTACCCGGCGCTGGCGCGGCCGCTGGGTAGCGGCGAGGCCACAACCACGATGAGTCGCATGCATGCGGAAATACAGCGCCTCAGCGATCGCATCGGCATACATCTCGCGCTGGCCAATTCCGGCGAGGCCATTCAACCGGATCAAGTCGACGATCTTCTCGCTTGCCTGTACGGCTTGTATACCGTGCTGAAGCTGCACTTCGCACAGGAAGAAGAGACCTACTTCACCTTGGCTGATGACCAGCAGCCGGCGGTGTCAGCGTCTCGACCGGCTTGA
- a CDS encoding phosphatase PAP2 family protein encodes MNLDTRIFYVINDFARDTPWLQPLLAAYANDGVLLFVVLLLAGWWVARKSTDPMAMVAAVWAPLGVFAALLVYDPIAISVNETRPCNVLRDIVVLHCNTDGGFPSIHVVIAAAVTAGLWLVDRRLGIVAAFAAALMAFARVYVGAHYPRDVLAGLALGVAVSLAGYVLMRPALRRFLAFLGRTRLRVLVTRTPAGTTDD; translated from the coding sequence ATGAACCTCGACACGCGAATCTTCTACGTCATCAACGATTTCGCTCGCGATACTCCGTGGCTGCAGCCACTGCTGGCCGCGTATGCCAACGACGGAGTGCTCCTGTTCGTCGTGTTGCTGTTGGCCGGATGGTGGGTTGCCCGCAAGAGCACGGACCCGATGGCCATGGTCGCAGCGGTGTGGGCACCGCTGGGAGTGTTTGCCGCCTTACTCGTTTATGACCCGATCGCCATTTCGGTGAATGAGACGCGTCCGTGCAACGTGCTTCGCGACATCGTGGTTTTGCACTGCAATACCGACGGCGGTTTCCCGAGCATCCATGTCGTCATCGCAGCGGCGGTCACCGCGGGACTGTGGTTGGTGGACCGTCGCCTGGGCATCGTGGCGGCCTTTGCCGCGGCGTTGATGGCGTTCGCGCGCGTATACGTAGGTGCCCACTATCCGCGTGATGTCCTCGCGGGCCTTGCGCTGGGTGTTGCGGTCAGTTTGGCCGGCTACGTCCTGATGCGGCCCGCCCTGCGCCGGTTTCTCGCCTTCCTCGGCAGAACCAGGCTGCGGGTCCTGGTCACGAGGACGCCCGCCGGCACGACTGACGACTAA
- a CDS encoding universal stress protein, whose amino-acid sequence MNVTATPKPVVVGIDGSKHALRAARWAALEAASRDVTLRLVYVMDAVDAGSQENIDRAQHALHKAWKAVGESHIDVKLESEIVSGDPVECLVEESRGAAMVCVGDRGRHDTPDAPRGSTAAEVARRAPGSVAVIRRAHRDFDHRKWILAVLDESASATAVFEAAEADSAWRDAPILMLEPWSHSSQQADARHPVHAALKRYVKDPDNSHLESVTLAMPGHLTNLLRQSACIDQLVIVPGDRPELVAELTSDEVRKALKDSDCTLLFIRPTPPVAVGNGVARQRCSADSVTVARMAPQE is encoded by the coding sequence ATGAATGTCACCGCCACCCCGAAGCCCGTCGTCGTCGGTATCGACGGTTCCAAACATGCGCTGCGCGCCGCGCGGTGGGCTGCACTCGAGGCAGCGAGCCGAGACGTCACACTGCGCCTGGTCTACGTCATGGACGCGGTCGATGCCGGTAGTCAGGAGAACATCGACCGGGCGCAGCACGCATTGCACAAGGCATGGAAAGCGGTGGGCGAGAGCCACATCGACGTCAAGCTCGAATCGGAGATCGTTTCTGGCGATCCGGTGGAATGCCTAGTCGAGGAGTCTCGCGGCGCGGCGATGGTCTGTGTCGGTGACCGCGGAAGACACGACACGCCGGACGCTCCCCGCGGATCCACGGCTGCCGAGGTCGCCCGCAGGGCACCGGGCTCGGTAGCGGTCATTCGTCGGGCACACCGCGACTTCGACCACCGGAAGTGGATTCTGGCCGTGCTCGACGAATCAGCTTCTGCCACCGCTGTGTTCGAGGCTGCCGAAGCTGATTCGGCATGGCGCGACGCGCCGATCCTGATGTTGGAGCCGTGGTCGCATTCGAGCCAGCAGGCCGATGCCAGACATCCGGTGCACGCCGCCCTGAAACGGTATGTGAAGGATCCGGACAACAGTCATCTCGAGTCGGTCACCCTGGCGATGCCCGGACACCTGACCAACCTGTTGCGGCAGAGTGCGTGCATCGACCAGCTTGTGATCGTGCCCGGAGACCGCCCTGAGCTGGTCGCAGAACTGACCAGCGACGAGGTGCGAAAGGCTTTGAAGGATTCGGACTGCACGCTGCTGTTCATCCGGCCGACACCGCCCGTCGCTGTTGGCAATGGCGTTGCCCGCCAGCGGTGTTCTGCTGACAGCGTCACGGTGGCGAGGATGGCCCCGCAAGAATAG
- a CDS encoding bifunctional aminoglycoside phosphotransferase/ATP-binding protein codes for MGLAVTPHVTDTVRVPTERIEVHETHTGLVVLAGDRAYKAKKPVVTDFLDFSTRERRERACLREIELNRRLAADSYLGLAHLVEPAGGSGEPVIEMRRYPDVERLATIIATDRPAKGHLDAIAQQLWRLHAESSHGDEINAAGRRTAVVARWEENLAELSRRARVLDAAGSIALISSLFRQYVDGRAALFDERIDQCRIVDGHGDLQAGDIFCTADGPAILDCLEFDDQLRYVDGIDDAAFLAMDLQFRGAGALADHFLAGYRLAAGDTAPPSLAYFYCAYRATVRAKVDCIRMEQGDAAGRPDAVRHLELAIRNLRAATVRLVLVGGAPGTGKSTVARALATTIAAQVISSDDVRAELRAGGRLGGPAGQYGAGRYSRDQVELVYREMLKRAGLLLARGCSVILDATWRDADMRRHARTQGREHSCPTVEIECSAPLGTTQERIGSRRNSTSEVTAEIAAELAKEPFSWPEAHRIDTTGPLSASVDAAVAVYRCAL; via the coding sequence ATGGGCCTCGCCGTCACACCTCACGTCACTGACACCGTGAGGGTTCCGACCGAACGCATCGAAGTTCACGAAACGCACACGGGCCTGGTGGTCTTGGCGGGCGATCGTGCCTACAAGGCGAAGAAGCCCGTAGTGACGGATTTTCTCGACTTCAGCACGCGAGAGCGCCGTGAACGTGCCTGCTTGCGCGAGATCGAACTGAACCGCAGGTTGGCCGCGGACAGTTACCTCGGACTGGCGCATCTGGTCGAACCCGCCGGCGGCTCGGGCGAGCCGGTGATCGAGATGCGCCGATATCCCGATGTCGAACGCCTCGCCACCATTATCGCCACCGACCGGCCGGCGAAAGGGCACCTCGACGCCATCGCGCAACAGCTTTGGCGGCTGCACGCTGAATCGTCGCACGGCGACGAGATCAACGCGGCCGGACGCCGCACGGCCGTCGTCGCACGGTGGGAGGAAAATTTGGCCGAGCTCAGCCGCCGGGCCCGGGTATTGGACGCCGCCGGCTCTATTGCCCTGATCAGCAGCCTCTTTCGGCAATACGTCGATGGCCGCGCAGCGCTGTTCGACGAGCGCATCGATCAGTGCCGCATCGTCGACGGGCACGGTGATCTCCAGGCCGGAGACATCTTCTGTACAGCTGATGGGCCGGCCATTCTGGATTGTCTGGAGTTCGATGATCAGCTCCGCTACGTCGACGGCATCGACGACGCGGCGTTCCTGGCGATGGACCTGCAGTTCCGGGGAGCTGGTGCGCTGGCCGACCACTTCCTGGCCGGCTACCGGCTGGCCGCAGGTGATACCGCGCCGCCGTCGTTGGCGTATTTCTACTGTGCTTACCGGGCGACCGTCCGGGCCAAGGTCGATTGCATCCGGATGGAACAAGGCGATGCCGCCGGCCGCCCCGACGCGGTGCGGCATCTGGAACTGGCGATCAGAAACCTACGCGCAGCGACGGTTCGGTTGGTCTTGGTCGGTGGCGCCCCCGGGACGGGCAAGAGCACGGTCGCCCGAGCATTGGCTACTACCATTGCGGCACAAGTTATTTCGAGCGACGATGTCCGGGCCGAACTGCGCGCGGGCGGCCGGTTGGGCGGACCCGCCGGGCAGTATGGAGCAGGCCGCTACAGCCGTGATCAGGTCGAGCTGGTCTACCGAGAGATGCTGAAGCGAGCAGGATTGCTGCTCGCGCGGGGATGTTCCGTCATCCTGGACGCCACCTGGCGGGACGCCGATATGCGACGGCACGCGCGAACTCAGGGCCGCGAGCACAGCTGTCCCACGGTCGAAATCGAATGCTCGGCACCTCTTGGCACCACCCAGGAACGGATTGGTAGCAGGCGCAACAGCACCTCCGAGGTCACCGCCGAGATTGCTGCGGAGTTGGCGAAGGAACCGTTCAGCTGGCCCGAGGCGCACCGTATCGACACCACCGGCCCGCTCAGCGCATCGGTGGACGCCGCTGTCGCGGTCTATCGCTGCGCACTTTGA
- a CDS encoding Acg family FMN-binding oxidoreductase, with the protein MTKTTISLREIEDAVHLACRAPSFHNSQPWKWVLESATLKLFLDTDWLVATDNSGRQAMLSCGAALDHLRVAMAAAGWTTLVDRFPNPNNRHHLADVDFRPAVGVTPAQRRAADAILCRRTDRLPFGAVEDWPAFEELLRLAVGNRPTQIDVLAAGQRTELAEASHLAEVLRMYDAAYHAELDWWTSPFGATTGIPHSALVSAAESDRVDIGRSFPVTHTRERRQQAGDDQATVVVISALDDTRQDILQCGETLSAVLLEATIAGLASCTLTHLTEHPATRDIISTLTGHPLPQVLVRIGTAPALDEVPPPTPRRQLSDVFRYRPHRPHDRN; encoded by the coding sequence ATGACGAAAACCACGATTTCACTGCGAGAAATCGAAGATGCGGTACACCTGGCGTGCCGGGCGCCGTCGTTCCACAACAGCCAGCCGTGGAAGTGGGTTCTGGAATCGGCCACCCTGAAGTTGTTTCTCGACACCGATTGGCTGGTGGCCACCGACAACTCTGGGCGTCAGGCAATGTTGAGCTGCGGCGCGGCACTGGACCACCTGCGGGTGGCGATGGCGGCAGCCGGTTGGACGACCCTGGTCGACCGTTTCCCTAATCCGAACAACCGTCATCACCTCGCCGACGTCGACTTCCGGCCGGCCGTCGGCGTGACTCCGGCACAACGGCGGGCGGCGGACGCAATCCTGTGCCGCCGAACCGACCGACTACCATTCGGTGCCGTCGAAGACTGGCCGGCCTTCGAAGAGTTACTGCGGCTGGCCGTAGGCAACCGGCCGACTCAGATTGACGTCCTGGCGGCCGGACAGCGCACCGAACTGGCCGAGGCATCGCATCTTGCCGAGGTGCTGAGGATGTACGACGCCGCCTACCATGCCGAATTGGACTGGTGGACTTCACCTTTTGGCGCCACGACTGGTATCCCGCATAGTGCCCTGGTCTCGGCTGCCGAAAGCGATCGAGTTGACATCGGGCGCTCGTTCCCGGTCACGCACACCCGGGAGCGACGCCAGCAAGCCGGTGATGACCAGGCCACCGTTGTGGTGATCTCGGCGCTCGACGATACCCGGCAGGACATCTTGCAGTGCGGAGAGACATTGTCCGCAGTGCTGCTGGAGGCCACCATCGCTGGCTTAGCCAGTTGCACGCTCACGCATCTGACCGAGCACCCGGCCACCCGCGACATCATCAGCACGCTCACCGGACATCCGCTGCCGCAGGTGCTGGTCCGTATCGGTACCGCCCCAGCCCTCGATGAGGTCCCGCCACCGACACCGCGACGCCAGCTGTCGGATGTCTTCCGTTACCGGCCACATCGCCCGCATGACCGGAATTGA